In the Chlorobium limicola DSM 245 genome, one interval contains:
- a CDS encoding serine O-acetyltransferase, translated as MISATEPDWSREKPVPGRFEPGKKMLAALRRYQKNSRKADPVSQTIKRIAVLQHRFWSAVCGADIPLDSNIGGGLLIPHPNGIVIHPQAKIGPNCLIFQQVTIGASGASEVPVIEGHVDIGAGARILGNITIGAHARIGANAVVITDIPANATAVGIPGKIRQT; from the coding sequence ATGATATCAGCGACAGAACCAGATTGGAGCAGGGAAAAACCCGTTCCCGGCCGGTTTGAGCCAGGGAAAAAAATGCTTGCCGCACTGCGCCGGTACCAGAAAAACAGCCGGAAAGCAGACCCCGTCTCACAAACGATCAAACGCATCGCCGTCCTGCAGCACCGGTTCTGGAGCGCAGTCTGCGGAGCCGATATCCCGTTGGACTCGAACATCGGAGGCGGGCTTCTCATCCCCCACCCCAACGGCATCGTCATTCACCCTCAAGCGAAAATAGGCCCCAACTGCCTCATCTTCCAGCAGGTCACCATCGGAGCCTCGGGCGCATCGGAAGTCCCGGTCATAGAAGGACATGTCGATATCGGGGCAGGCGCCCGAATACTCGGCAATATCACGATCGGCGCTCATGCCCGCATAGGAGCCAACGCAGTCGTCATTACCGACATACCTGCCAATGCTACCGCAGTAGGCATTCCCGGGAAAATTCGGCAAACATGA
- a CDS encoding glycosyltransferase family 4 protein, which translates to MVTRTDRNKQLCLFYAAGPGDIVSTFSFWQKGEDDPHQVAVTYSSLFFDTCRTLGAKGVAISCCPRKDSIATEQFTVENNPKSPPGKGIAFHLQQIGYVREIIARAKAVDADYLIMADATGHFFPLLWFAPGSMKLIPSLHCTLWPESRKSSPVQKLLSMLNRNLFSKRATAILCISRDVRRQLHEITGGKTVPVHPFIPHYRKELFEQIPPPPASQPFNLLYAGRMETAKGIYDLLDIARKLRQTGNSGIVLHLCGTGPEKENLRNALQEQGLSQIMQLHGYCARPAMLRHIAESHAFIVPTRTSFEEGFNKVVAEAILAGRPVITSSVCPALEYVKEAVIEVPPDNAAAYFEAVIQLTASPQLYHQKQEACKILRKQFYDPGRSWGAALLNIVKSQPHG; encoded by the coding sequence ATGGTAACCCGAACCGATCGAAATAAGCAGCTTTGCCTCTTTTATGCCGCAGGACCGGGTGACATCGTCTCCACCTTCTCCTTCTGGCAGAAAGGAGAGGACGATCCGCACCAGGTTGCCGTTACCTACAGTTCCCTGTTTTTCGACACCTGTCGAACGCTCGGAGCAAAAGGAGTCGCCATATCATGCTGCCCTCGAAAAGACAGCATCGCAACAGAACAGTTCACTGTCGAAAATAATCCGAAAAGCCCCCCCGGAAAAGGAATCGCCTTTCATCTGCAGCAAATCGGTTATGTCCGTGAAATAATCGCCAGGGCAAAAGCTGTCGATGCCGATTATCTCATCATGGCCGATGCAACGGGACACTTCTTCCCTCTGCTCTGGTTCGCCCCCGGATCCATGAAACTCATTCCGTCGCTGCACTGCACCCTCTGGCCTGAAAGCAGAAAATCATCCCCTGTGCAGAAACTCCTCTCCATGCTCAACCGCAACCTCTTCAGCAAACGGGCAACGGCAATACTCTGTATCTCCCGGGACGTCCGGCGCCAGCTCCATGAAATCACCGGAGGCAAAACCGTACCCGTCCATCCATTCATTCCCCACTACAGGAAAGAGCTGTTCGAACAGATACCGCCGCCGCCGGCATCACAGCCATTCAATCTGCTCTATGCCGGACGAATGGAAACCGCCAAAGGCATCTACGACCTGCTCGACATTGCCCGGAAGCTCAGGCAGACAGGCAACTCCGGCATCGTCCTGCACCTTTGCGGCACCGGGCCCGAAAAAGAAAACCTCAGGAACGCCCTGCAGGAACAAGGCCTCAGCCAGATCATGCAACTCCACGGCTACTGCGCCCGCCCGGCAATGCTCCGGCACATCGCAGAGAGCCATGCATTCATCGTTCCGACACGGACATCCTTCGAAGAAGGCTTCAACAAAGTCGTTGCCGAAGCCATCCTCGCAGGTCGGCCGGTCATAACCTCCTCGGTCTGTCCGGCGCTCGAATACGTAAAGGAAGCCGTTATCGAAGTACCGCCCGACAACGCAGCGGCCTACTTCGAAGCCGTCATACAACTCACCGCATCGCCGCAGCTCTACCATCAAAAACAGGAAGCCTGCAAAATTCTCCGGAAACAGTTCTACGATCCCGGACGCTCCTGGGGTGCCGCGCTTCTGAACATTGTAAAGAGCCAGCCGCATGGGTAG
- a CDS encoding VanZ family protein, whose protein sequence is MNLRQLITAEWNSGSKLMGYWLLGFLLLLAGSLIPFNIPGIDTIVHIILYAVLSCIPISFLSDRKTAFLVSTAMSSLGYLLETIHMLITAESFNAYNALANNIGILAGITAGFIIRLKLHYEPQYNKNKQNNRTARDLSN, encoded by the coding sequence ATGAATCTTCGGCAGCTCATAACAGCAGAATGGAACAGCGGCAGTAAACTCATGGGATACTGGCTGCTCGGCTTTCTGCTGCTCCTTGCCGGAAGCCTCATACCCTTCAACATACCCGGAATCGATACGATAGTCCACATCATCCTCTATGCCGTGCTCTCATGCATCCCCATTTCATTTCTCAGCGACAGAAAAACGGCCTTTCTTGTATCGACAGCCATGAGCTCGCTTGGCTACCTTCTCGAAACCATTCACATGCTCATAACCGCAGAATCATTCAATGCCTATAATGCGCTCGCCAATAACATCGGCATCCTTGCAGGAATAACCGCCGGATTCATCATCCGGCTCAAACTGCATTACGAACCCCAATACAATAAAAACAAGCAGAACAACCGAACCGCCCGAGATCTCTCCAATTGA